In Silene latifolia isolate original U9 population chromosome X, ASM4854445v1, whole genome shotgun sequence, the following proteins share a genomic window:
- the LOC141619164 gene encoding GTP-binding protein OBGC, chloroplastic yields MSSSSVTISFSPFALSRINNKPRKKPYQNPNPQINLKSKSKSNSKPKSKTLTSDDKLSSFSAIEATSYTRLPPREDFLDSSIVDAYNEITISDSIVVSTIESNVVKKSSNLDEFAGFDYGDYELPDENVDEDEDEEEGNYDSSDYEDEIVGELDEIEEIEGFEELGLDDDDDEEDEEKDKGVPAVMRCFDRAKIYAKAGNGGNGVVAFRREKYVPFGGPSGGDGGRGGNVYVEVDGAMNSLLPFRNCCHFKAGRGSHGQGRKMNGAKGEDVVVKVAPGTVIREVRDDGSHGEVLLELLYPGQKALLLPGGRGGRGNAAFKSGLNKVPKIAENGEEGPEMWLELELKLVADVGIVGAPNAGKSTLLSVISAAQPNIANYPFTTLLPNLGVVSFDFDATMVVADLPGLLEGAHRGFGLGHEFLRHTERCSVLVHVVDGSSQQPELEYDAIRLELELFNPELSEKPYLVAFNKMDLPEASERWEAFREHLLATGVQPFCMSAITQQGTREVACAAFDLVQKIKEANKEVESWAPAVNLNHVAEKIKKRRAIPINDYTITHDSSLKTWHVIGDGLRRFVQMTNWRYVDSEKRFQHVLEASGVNKALNARGVKEGDNVNVAGLELVWYNSSGSAGTSGAKNSSADSTAKNKSTDSIRWPNWK; encoded by the exons ATGTCATCCTCTTCAGTAACCATATCCTTCTCTCCGTTCGCTTTATCTCGAATCAACAATAAACCTCGCAAAAAACCCTACCAAAACCCTAATCCCCAAATCAAtttaaaatcaaaatcaaaatccaattCCAAACCCAAATCAAAAACCCTTACATCGGACGATAAATTATCTTCATTTTCGGCAATTGAAGCTACTTCATACACTCGTTTACCGCCGAGAGAAGATTTTCTGGATTCTTCGATTGTTGATGCGTATAATGAGATTACAATCTCTGATTCAATCGTCGTATCGACAATTGAAAGTAATGTAGTGAAGAAAAGTAGCAATTTGGATGAATTTGCTGGGTTTGATTATGGTGATTATGAGCTTCCGGACGAAAATGTCGATGAAGACGAGGATGAGGAAGAGGGAAATTACGATTCGAGTGATTACGAGGATGAAATTGTGGGAGAATTGGACGAAATTGAGGAAATTGAGGGGTTTGAGGAATTGGGgttagatgatgatgatgatgaagaggatgaggagAAGGATAAAGGGGTGCCAGCAGTGATGAGATGTTTCGACAGAGCGAAAATATACGCGAAAGCGGGGAATGGAGGGAATGGGGTGGTTGCATTTAGGAGGGAAAAATATGTGCCATTTGGTGGGCCATCAGGAGGGGATGGGGGAAGAGGTGGGAATGTATATGTGGAAGTAGACGGGGCGATGAATTCGTTGTTGCCATTTAGGAATTGTTGTCATTTTAAGGCGGGGAGAGGAAGTCATGGGCAAGGGAGGAAGATGAATGGGGCTAAAGGGGAGGATGTTGTGGTTAAGGTTGCGCCAGGGACGGTGATTAGAGAGGTTAGGGATGATGGGAGTCATGGGGAGGTGTTGTTGGAGTTGTTGTATCCTGGACAAAAAGCTTTGCTTTTGCCTGGTGGACGCGGTGGTAGAGGAAATGCTGCGTTTAAGTCCGGGTTGAATAAGGTTCCTAAGATTGCTGAGAATGGTGAAGAAGGTCCTGAAAT GTGGTTGGAGTTGGAGCTGAAGCTAGTTGCGGATGTTGGAATTGTTGGTGCTCCAAATGCTGGGAAAAGCACACTTCTTAGTGTTATAAGTGCTGCTCAACCAAATATAGCAAACTATCCTTTCACTACATTGCTTCCGAATCTTGGTGTCGTTTCATTCGACTTTGATGCTACAATGGTTGTAGCAGATTTACCAGGTTTGCTTGAAGGTGCTCATCGAGGTTTTGGTTTAGGCCATGAATTTCTGCGGCACACTGAAAGATGTTCTGTCCTG GTGCATGTTGTCGATGGTTCTTCCCAGCAGCCGGAATTGGAATACGATGCAATTCGTCTTGAGCTTGAATTATTTAACCCTGAACTTTCGGAAAAGCCTTATCTAGTCGCCTttaataaaatggaccttccagaAGCATCTGAAAGATGGGAGGCGTTCAGGGAACACTTGCTAGCAACAGGTGTTCAGCCTTTCTGCATGAGTGCTATTACTCAACAGGGGACGCGTGAAGTAGCATGTGCTGCCTTTGACCTTGTGCAGAAAATCAAGGAAGCTAATAAGGAGGTTGAAA GTTGGGCTCCTGCTGTTAATCTCAACCACGTGGCTGAAAAGATAAAGAAGAGACGAGCTATCCCTATCAACGATTATACAATAACTCACGATAGTAGCTTAAAGACCTGGCATGTAATTGGAGATGGGTTAAGGCGTTTTGTTCAGATGACCAACTGGCG GTACGTAGATTCTGAGAAGAGATTCCAACATGTTCTGGAGGCCAGTGGTGTCAACAAAGCTCTTAATGCTCGCGGTGTGAAGGAAGGTGACAATGTCAATGTGGCTGGG
- the LOC141619165 gene encoding uncharacterized protein LOC141619165: MESSKSPTPSTTTKTCPICLTAITTTANAAVLTTCLHTYCLRCILQWSNYKRNCPLCISPFDSYFSSSSSFRRRHRLPPISPPPPPPTPPSRSVAVQRVIRRTREVFNAANRRSRPVPRLRSFSRVRSGSGDVIQERVIQWRASVYKCGLRAVPFQERNLKLNGLMNSCHREEILRRIEPWIRRELQAVLEDPDPTVIVHVATSLYLSSIEKKPRVPSSCSDEEDTFLSPLRPFLGEMTNKFWHELRCFAESCFNMDTYDEVVEYRNTLNC; encoded by the exons ATGGAGAGCTCTAAATCCCCAACACCATCAACCACCACAAAAACATGCCCAATATGCCTAACCGCCATCACAACCACCGCTAACGCCGCCGTACTAACCACCTGCTTACACACATACTGTCTCCGTTGCATTCTCCAGTGGTCAAACTACAAGCGCAATTGTCCTCTTTGCATTTCCCCCTTTGATTCCTActtctcttcctcttcttcttttcGCCGTCGCCACCGTCTTCCTCCTatttctcctcctcctccccctcctaCGCCTCCGTCTCGCTCTGTCGCGGTTCAGAG GGTAATTAGGAGGACAAGGGAAGTGTTTAATGCTGCGAATCGCCGGTCCAGACCGGTGCCACGTCTGCGGTCGTTTAGTCGGGTGAGGTCGGGTTCTGGTGATGTTATTCAAGAACGGGTTATTCAATGGCGGgcaag CGTTTACAAGTGCGGCTTACGTGCTGTTCCTTTCCAAGAAAGAAATCTTAAGCTG AATGGATTGATGAATAGTTGCCATAGAGAAGAGATCCTGCGAAGAATCGAACCATGGATTCGGAGGGAGTTGCAAGCTGTTCTTGAAGACCCAGATCCAACTGTCATTGTTCACGTGGCTACGTCACTGTACTTGTCGAGTATTGAGAAGAAGCCTAGGGTGCCCTCATCTTGCAGTGATGAGGAAGACACCTTTCTTTCTCCATTGAGACCGTTTCTGGGTGAAATGACCAACAAGTTCTGGCACGAGCTTAG ATGCTTTGCTGAGAGCTGTTTTAACATGGACACCTATGATGAGGTAGTGGAGTATAGGAACACACTGAATTGCTGA
- the LOC141619166 gene encoding uncharacterized protein LOC141619166 produces the protein MDACMHGEIGETMRNNSRGKMLNADTGFDPLEVLGQDLMMRCLEFLDANSLALSLLVSRSWFSLSSSDLLWSPVCEQLWVGKAHIPRRSKLPGLSKLACYSRAVVDSKRVRITRDDLCDHAWNFHFTEATSNVLLSVLWIMVVYLGMERVTVFKTQTRLRQLIGEPSTHIGPVRVLCYVAIFIKMGV, from the exons ATGGATGCATGCATGCATGGTGAGATAGGTGAGACCATGAGAAATAATAGTCGAGGTAAGATGcttaatgctgacacgggttttgatCCGTTAGAGGTGTTAGGTCAGGATCTAATGATGAGATGTCTTGAGTTTTTGGATGCAAACAGCTTGGCGCTTTCGCTCCTTGTCTCTCGCTCTTGGTTTTCGCTTTCGTCTTCTGACCTTCTTTGGTCTCCTGTG TGTGAGCAACTATGGGTCGGAAAAGCCCACATACCACGGCGTTCAAAACTCCCGGGGTTGTCCAAGTTGGCTTGCTACTCTCGTGCAGTCGTTGATAGTAAGCGG GTTCGTATAACTCGGGATGATCTATGTGACCATGCTTGGAATTTCCACTTTACTGAG GCCACTTCCAATGTACTCTTATCGGTTCTTTGGATAATGGTCGTTTATCTCGGGATGGAAAGAGTAACGGTTTTCAAAACTCAAACCAG ACTGCGCCAGCTTATTGGAGAACCATCGACCCATATTGGACCGGTGAGGGTCCTCTGTTACGTCGCTATTTTCATCAAGATGGGAGTATAA
- the LOC141619168 gene encoding mitochondrial import inner membrane translocase subunit TIM22-4 yields the protein MSNNGGAESAATTAAAVVEKPPVEQLHMMTPEEIRGQDIWNNCAVRSVMSGVMGGGLGVMMGIFFAALDNPIMQDTMTTRQQLAYTAKQMGTRSWSNCKTFALMGLMFSASECIIEKWRAKHDSTNSAVAGCVTGGALAAKGGPQAACVGCAGFAAFSIILERFLERHE from the exons atgagCAACAATGGCGGAGCAGAATCAGCAgcaacaacagcagcagcagtagTGGAGAAACCCCCAGTTGAGCAGCTTCATATGATGACTCCTGAGGAAATTCGTGgacaagatatttggaacaattgcGCTGTTCGTAGCGTAATGAGTGGTGTTATGG GAGGAGGACTTGGAGTGATGATGGGAATTTTTTTCGCAGCGTTGGACAATCCCATTATGCAAGATACAATGACAACCCGACAGCAACTCGCTTATACTGCTAAGCAGATGGGTACCAGGAGTTGGAGTAACTGCAAGACATTTGCGCTCATGGGTTTAATGTTCTCTGCGTCTGAATGTATTATCGAAAAG TGGCGGGCGAAACATGATTCGACCAATTCAGCAGTTGCTGGATGCGTCACTGGTGGTGCCCTCGCTGCAAAAG GTGGTCCGCAAGCAGCTTGTGTTGGTTGCGCTGGATTTGCTGCATTTTCGATTATACTTGAGAGATTTTTGGAGAGACACGAATGA
- the LOC141619167 gene encoding uncharacterized protein LOC141619167: MNTISNSLPFDIAFNIISFLQVRDICVLGSCSKYWRELCESDSIWISLTRERWPSLNLKDNSQIPDVGSCDSLLSLQGWKLFYVKRHYELAARASVVVEFVEQCSPSASLEARDYLKALGDIRSLQLDFEDVELFLFKPKRNVLLNLVGLHYCIYQLQVPMKRVMDALECCKIAERQVLVKWWKLGQWQHGFRQRDESHYRLVSMADLATEKHEVLGVLNRGAVYEVMRIQVSATYPRSEPWTCHSSV, encoded by the exons ATGAACACCATCTCTAATTCTCTTCCCTTTGACATAGCTTTCAATATCATTTCTTTTCTTCAG GTGAGAGATATATGTGTTCTTGGGAGCTGTTCCAAGTACTGGAGGGAGTTATGTGAGTCGGATTCGATTTGGATCAGTCTCACTAGAGAAAGATGGCCTTCCCTTAATTTGAAGGACAATTCCCAAATTCCTGATGTTGGTTCTTGTGATTCTCTGCTTTCTTTGCAG GGGTGGAAGTTGTTTTACGTCAAGAGACACTATGAGTTGGCAGCTAGAGCGTCTGTTGTTGTCGAATTTGTGGAGCAATGTTCGCCTTCTGCTTCTCTTGAAGCTCGAGATTATCTCAAAGCATTAGGAGACATTCGTTCATTACAGCTTGATTTTGAAGATGTCGAGTTGTTTCTTTTCAAGCCAAAGCGGAATGTGTTACTTAATTTGGTAGGATTGCACTACTGCATCTACCAGCTTCAAGTGCCT ATGAAACGTGTTATGGATGCCCTTGAGTGTTGCAAGATCGCTGAGAGGCAAGTTCTAGTGAAATGGTGGAAGCTTGGGCAATGGCAACATGGATTTCGACAGAGGGATGAGTCTCATTATCGTTTGGTCTCAATGGCGGACCTTGCAACAGAAAAACACGAGGTTCTAGGAGTACTGAACAGGGGTGCTGTCTACGAAGTGATGCGTATACAAGTTTCTGCAACATACCCAAGATCAGAACCGTGGACATGCCACAGCTCCGTCTGA